Proteins encoded within one genomic window of Polaribacter sp. NJDZ03:
- a CDS encoding RagB/SusD family nutrient uptake outer membrane protein, giving the protein MNKIKISTKYNKTAKLLVIFIVVFTTLNFQSCAELDPDPLEFNLPPEVFSNLDEMDKGISGIYSKIVNASRWTTFYAPAWAGDDMTTWASGNKADFREFDQRNVQASNSRLLSNWNAILDVINTTNSVLDRSKGLENLAVDQDLLNRYIGETHFIRGIMFYQLARVHGRIPLPLTTIPDPNISRATQLEVFQQIEADLLEAEKRLPNVYPSLKEGASRPNKGSAKSILARLYMDWAGFPLKDNSKYTDAANIAKTVIDNASTYKFGLVDDLENLWTVAGRFNNESVFTLTYCNSCGDDRIANWKYGIVGLNDSAGGWSETFGEIKFYEDFPTGPRKEATYRMDLDWRNFSSAKDQKSPIFKKIAGPKGDLPNSFITNRNDFFMRYAEVLLIYAEASARSGAVTADSWEALNKIRRRASGLPFATPDATVDLSSGDLAELAFTERKWEFAGEYLRWYDLMRLERVQEVLGNRTPSGTIAEHNQIAGSLSTDNYFSPIPAEALNNNPNLGN; this is encoded by the coding sequence ATGAACAAAATAAAAATAAGTACAAAATATAATAAAACCGCTAAGTTATTAGTAATTTTTATAGTTGTTTTTACTACCTTAAATTTTCAAAGCTGTGCAGAATTAGATCCAGATCCTTTAGAATTTAATTTACCTCCAGAAGTATTTTCTAATTTAGATGAAATGGACAAAGGAATATCTGGTATTTACAGTAAAATAGTAAATGCATCTAGATGGACTACTTTTTATGCTCCTGCTTGGGCGGGTGATGATATGACAACCTGGGCTTCTGGTAATAAAGCCGATTTTAGAGAGTTTGACCAAAGAAATGTACAAGCATCAAATAGTAGACTATTATCTAACTGGAATGCAATTTTAGATGTAATTAACACTACAAATTCAGTTTTAGACAGGTCTAAAGGTTTAGAAAATTTAGCAGTAGATCAAGATTTATTAAATAGATATATTGGCGAAACTCACTTTATAAGAGGTATTATGTTCTACCAGTTAGCTAGAGTTCATGGTAGAATTCCTCTACCACTAACTACAATTCCTGATCCAAATATTTCTAGAGCAACACAATTAGAAGTATTTCAACAAATAGAAGCAGATTTATTAGAAGCAGAAAAAAGATTACCTAATGTTTATCCAAGTTTAAAAGAAGGTGCTTCTAGACCTAATAAGGGTTCTGCTAAAAGTATTTTAGCTCGTTTATATATGGATTGGGCTGGTTTCCCTTTAAAAGACAACAGTAAATATACAGATGCAGCTAATATTGCTAAAACAGTTATAGATAATGCTAGTACATATAAATTTGGATTGGTAGATGACCTAGAAAACTTATGGACAGTTGCAGGCCGATTTAATAATGAATCTGTTTTTACACTTACTTATTGTAACTCTTGCGGTGATGATAGAATTGCAAATTGGAAATATGGAATTGTAGGTTTAAATGATAGTGCAGGTGGATGGAGTGAAACATTTGGTGAAATTAAATTTTATGAAGATTTCCCTACAGGACCTAGAAAAGAAGCTACATATAGAATGGATTTAGATTGGAGAAACTTTAGTTCTGCTAAAGATCAAAAAAGTCCTATTTTTAAAAAAATAGCAGGTCCAAAAGGAGATTTACCAAACTCATTTATTACCAATAGAAACGACTTCTTTATGCGTTATGCAGAAGTTTTATTAATCTATGCAGAAGCTTCTGCTAGATCAGGTGCTGTAACTGCAGATTCTTGGGAAGCATTAAATAAAATACGTCGTAGAGCATCTGGTTTACCATTTGCTACACCAGATGCTACCGTAGATCTATCTAGTGGCGATTTAGCTGAATTAGCGTTTACAGAACGTAAATGGGAGTTTGCAGGAGAATATTTAAGATGGTATGATTTAATGCGATTAGAACGTGTTCAAGAAGTACTAGGTAATAGAACTCCTTCAGGCACAATTGCAGAACATAATCAAATCGCTGGTAGTTTAAGTACTGATAATTATTTTTCTCCTATTCCTGCAGAAGCATTAAATAACAACCCTAATTTGGGTAATTAA
- a CDS encoding TonB-dependent receptor, producing the protein MKQQITKLISKSFLLVLLLTLMSAQNSYSQKTITGTVSDENKMPIPGVSILKKGTTTGTTTDFDGNFTLSASTEDILIFSFLGYAAQNITVKEQTVINVVLAEDASQLEEIVVIGYGTAKKSDITGSVSQVTAKSFKDAPVVRVENALQGRASGITVSGGGQPGADIKVRVRGVNSVTGNNNPLVVVDGVFGGDLKSLNPDDISSMEVLKDASALAVYGSRGSNGVILVTTKKGKSDKTKFTVSQFASVSSFAKKIDKLNSGQFARVLNNEASDQNNLPFTTQQIANLDANPIDYEDLISQTGIGSNTQVSMSGRSDKINYFVSGNYLTQEGTQINTNYKRGSFRANLGIEVNDRLNIGFNVYGSREYTLNNQDAFARFNGSILLKALTWDPTSPVRDANGNYIYRTSNANNGYNPIYNLTESKDEVIGDRLNATLNLNYKINDNFTYTLITNATRYNGNTESFRWEKDPAQGVGSSFNILYYNNYKQTTHQISNILNWKKSFNKHNLDITGVYEFQGAVSKTNAYSAFDVNVPSFYHGDNSNNEFFTNGGARTSIQSYLGRVNYNFDNTIYLTGSLRVDESSKFLKGNRTGYFPSLAAAYSLNKLKFIEDGEFLSNLKLRAGWGQVGNENINALASSSITNDSGLYSFDGNTAQTGQTLIQIGNPDLTWETTTQINAGVDFGILQGRFTGSLDYYKKTTKDLLLQTTVTGTLYRKYENVGEVENKGLDISLSGDIIRNDNFNWNTSLNVSLLKNKVIALNGDLNQIPGNNLVIGGSQARVDVIKVGEPIGTFNGYTFLGTWKTNETALAATFDRVPGDPKYLRDENGEFVLGPIGNGLPTTSWGFNNSFTYKDWNFNIFITGATGFDVYNFVSAALNGGAAAFRDNLSPSRYNTWTAANETEIPRNGASNLLNSSRWIEDGSFIRLSNVKLGYNLKNLIKGVSKLEVYASGQNVFLITNYSGYDPEVSSTPITSDPGISAPVDGGAGLDQGAYPNPRTFTLGLKLEF; encoded by the coding sequence ATGAAACAGCAAATTACTAAACTAATAAGTAAGAGTTTCTTGTTAGTGTTATTACTAACATTAATGAGTGCACAAAACTCCTATTCACAAAAAACCATCACAGGAACAGTTAGTGATGAAAACAAAATGCCTATTCCTGGTGTAAGTATTCTTAAAAAAGGAACAACAACGGGTACAACAACAGATTTTGATGGTAATTTTACCCTTTCAGCATCTACCGAAGATATTCTTATCTTTTCTTTTTTAGGATATGCAGCACAAAATATTACAGTAAAAGAACAAACAGTAATTAATGTTGTTCTTGCTGAAGATGCAAGCCAGTTAGAAGAAATTGTAGTAATCGGTTATGGTACTGCTAAAAAGAGTGATATTACAGGATCTGTATCACAAGTAACTGCTAAATCCTTTAAAGACGCACCCGTTGTTCGTGTTGAAAATGCATTACAAGGTAGGGCTTCTGGAATAACTGTATCTGGAGGCGGGCAACCTGGGGCAGATATAAAAGTAAGAGTAAGAGGGGTTAACTCTGTTACAGGTAATAATAACCCACTAGTAGTTGTAGATGGTGTTTTTGGAGGAGATTTAAAATCATTGAATCCAGATGACATTTCTTCTATGGAAGTCTTAAAAGATGCATCTGCTTTAGCTGTATATGGCTCTAGAGGTTCCAATGGAGTTATTTTAGTAACTACCAAAAAAGGAAAAAGTGATAAAACTAAATTTACTGTAAGTCAGTTTGCATCCGTGTCTTCTTTTGCAAAGAAAATTGATAAGTTAAATTCTGGTCAATTTGCTAGAGTTTTAAATAATGAAGCATCCGATCAAAACAACCTTCCTTTTACAACTCAACAAATTGCTAATTTAGATGCAAACCCTATTGATTACGAAGATTTAATATCACAAACGGGTATTGGATCCAATACACAAGTATCTATGAGCGGTCGTTCAGACAAAATAAATTATTTTGTTTCTGGTAACTATTTAACACAAGAAGGTACACAAATTAATACCAATTATAAAAGAGGTTCTTTTAGAGCTAATTTAGGTATTGAAGTAAATGACAGGTTAAATATTGGTTTCAATGTTTATGGAAGTAGAGAATATACTTTAAACAACCAAGATGCTTTTGCGCGTTTTAATGGTAGTATTTTACTAAAAGCACTAACCTGGGATCCTACTTCTCCTGTAAGAGATGCAAACGGAAATTATATTTACAGAACTAGTAATGCAAATAATGGATATAACCCAATCTATAATTTAACGGAAAGTAAAGATGAGGTTATAGGAGATCGTTTAAATGCAACTTTAAATCTAAATTATAAAATTAATGATAATTTTACCTACACATTAATAACAAATGCAACAAGATATAATGGAAATACAGAATCTTTTAGATGGGAAAAAGACCCTGCACAGGGTGTTGGATCTAGTTTTAATATTTTATATTATAATAATTATAAACAGACTACGCATCAAATTAGTAACATTCTAAATTGGAAAAAATCTTTTAATAAACACAATTTAGATATAACAGGAGTCTATGAATTTCAGGGTGCTGTTTCTAAAACCAATGCTTATAGTGCATTTGATGTTAATGTTCCTAGTTTTTACCATGGAGACAATAGTAATAACGAATTTTTCACCAATGGAGGTGCTAGAACTTCTATTCAATCTTATTTAGGACGTGTTAATTATAATTTTGATAACACAATATACCTTACAGGTTCTTTAAGAGTAGATGAATCTTCTAAATTTCTAAAAGGAAATAGAACAGGTTATTTCCCTTCTCTTGCTGCTGCTTATAGCTTAAATAAATTAAAATTTATTGAAGATGGAGAATTTTTATCTAATTTAAAATTAAGAGCAGGATGGGGACAAGTTGGTAATGAAAACATTAATGCACTTGCCTCTTCTTCTATTACGAATGATTCTGGTTTGTATTCTTTTGATGGTAATACAGCTCAGACCGGGCAAACGTTAATTCAAATAGGAAACCCAGATTTAACTTGGGAAACCACAACTCAAATTAATGCAGGTGTAGATTTTGGTATTCTTCAAGGACGTTTTACGGGGTCTTTAGATTATTATAAAAAAACAACTAAAGATCTTTTATTACAAACAACTGTTACAGGTACTTTATATCGAAAATATGAAAATGTTGGTGAGGTAGAAAATAAAGGTTTAGACATTTCTCTTTCTGGTGATATTATTAGAAATGATAACTTTAATTGGAATACCTCACTTAATGTTTCTCTCTTAAAAAATAAAGTTATAGCACTAAATGGAGATTTAAATCAAATCCCTGGTAATAACTTAGTAATTGGAGGTTCACAAGCTAGAGTAGATGTTATAAAGGTGGGAGAACCAATAGGTACATTTAACGGATATACTTTTTTAGGAACTTGGAAAACAAATGAAACAGCATTAGCCGCTACTTTTGATCGTGTTCCTGGTGATCCAAAATATTTAAGAGATGAAAACGGAGAATTCGTTTTAGGTCCTATTGGTAATGGTTTACCAACAACTTCTTGGGGCTTTAATAATAGTTTTACGTATAAAGATTGGAATTTTAATATCTTTATTACTGGTGCTACCGGATTTGATGTTTATAATTTTGTTTCTGCAGCATTAAACGGAGGAGCTGCTGCTTTTAGAGATAATCTATCCCCTTCTAGATACAATACTTGGACAGCTGCTAACGAAACGGAAATTCCTAGAAATGGTGCTAGCAACCTTTTAAATTCATCTAGGTGGATTGAAGATGGTAGTTTCATTAGATTAAGTAATGTTAAGTTAGGTTACAATCTAAAAAACTTAATAAAAGGTGTTAGTAAACTAGAAGTTTATGCAAGTGGGCAAAACGTATTCCTTATAACTAATTATTCTGGATATGATCCAGAAGTATCTTCTACCCCAATAACATCTGACCCTGGAATTTCTGCGCCTGTAGATGGTGGTGCCGGATTAGATCAAGGTGCATATCCAAACCCAAGAACATTTACGTTAGGGCTAAAATTAGAGTTTTAA
- a CDS encoding SMP-30/gluconolactonase/LRE family protein, translating into MGYLEKVTDDFYKHVPKSTKIEIISEGYIWTEGPVWVPKEHCLLFSDVTENTNYKWTEKEGAKPFLKPSGYTGKTKKLQGSNGLFLDNNGYLILCQTGDRVIARYKGSFTKPMSNFEVIANNFEGKRFNAPNDLVVDKKGNIYFTDPNFGIEKGTKEIDYQGVYKIDIKGKVTLLTSKWKTPNGIGLSPDNSKLYIANSEPVLFISYNLSQDGTLSNENIVLDMREALKKSIAKQLPDGMAVKKTELYFLQVLMVFL; encoded by the coding sequence ATGGGATATTTAGAAAAAGTAACGGATGACTTTTACAAACACGTTCCAAAATCAACAAAAATAGAAATAATTTCTGAAGGTTATATTTGGACAGAAGGACCTGTTTGGGTACCTAAAGAACACTGTTTATTATTTTCTGATGTTACAGAAAATACCAATTATAAATGGACGGAAAAAGAAGGTGCAAAACCTTTTTTAAAACCAAGTGGGTATACCGGTAAAACAAAAAAACTACAAGGTTCTAATGGATTATTTTTAGATAATAATGGTTATTTAATTCTATGTCAAACAGGAGACAGAGTTATTGCTAGATATAAAGGGAGTTTTACAAAACCGATGTCTAACTTCGAAGTAATTGCCAATAATTTTGAAGGAAAAAGGTTTAATGCTCCTAATGATTTGGTAGTTGATAAAAAAGGAAATATTTATTTTACAGATCCTAATTTTGGAATAGAAAAAGGGACAAAAGAAATCGATTATCAAGGTGTTTATAAAATAGACATAAAAGGAAAAGTAACCTTGTTAACTTCTAAGTGGAAAACACCAAACGGAATAGGTTTATCTCCAGATAATTCAAAATTATATATTGCCAATTCTGAGCCTGTATTGTTTATTTCTTATAACCTTTCTCAAGATGGAACACTAAGTAATGAAAACATTGTTTTAGACATGAGAGAAGCTTTAAAGAAAAGTATTGCTAAACAATTGCCCGATGGAATGGCTGTAAAAAAGACGGAACTATATTTCTTACAGGTCCTGATGGTGTTTTTGTAA
- a CDS encoding AraC family transcriptional regulator: MLIFNDITAKDVGGEMVSMKKMSPTLRLIEFIKLLHELSLEKYEVLSLVARFNVNSLVSDRIKNIIDFVDKNYQNKIDAAQLGDLVFMTSVSFSKFFKKTFNKTFTAYLNEYRVSKACELLKESETSVEQIAFETGYPNLSFFHIKFKLFTNKTPAQYRATFFK, encoded by the coding sequence TTGTTAATTTTTAATGATATTACGGCAAAAGATGTAGGTGGTGAAATGGTTTCAATGAAAAAAATGTCGCCTACACTTAGGCTAATAGAATTTATAAAATTACTTCATGAATTATCTTTAGAAAAATATGAAGTACTAAGTTTAGTAGCACGTTTTAATGTGAATTCTTTGGTTTCAGATAGAATTAAAAATATTATCGATTTTGTGGATAAAAACTATCAAAACAAAATTGATGCTGCGCAATTAGGTGATTTAGTTTTTATGACTTCAGTTTCTTTTTCTAAGTTTTTTAAAAAGACATTTAATAAAACGTTTACTGCCTATTTAAATGAATATAGAGTTAGTAAAGCTTGTGAATTATTAAAAGAATCTGAAACCTCGGTAGAACAAATAGCTTTTGAAACAGGTTATCCAAATCTTTCTTTTTTCCATATAAAATTCAAGCTATTTACAAATAAAACGCCTGCTCAGTATAGAGCAACATTCTTCAAATAA
- a CDS encoding DUF6786 family protein: MDILQSGKNTVRVLLFILLMILVMNCKENIKERNFGEALEKLQTIEGLEVLQSGESMIAVSGKYQGRIFTSSSNGLEGKSYGWINWDLITDKKDQITMARLGGESRVWFGPEYGKFATFFEQNKRQEGEDIKVQEDLNSKQFKKVSSSKKSITYQADLQIVNANNYLFKINTKRKISILDRKTINTDLKISSDIDISVVGFSAETWLKNIDSIQWTKDKGLLSIWEIGSILTSVDTKVIIPLEKPLDSLKTYFGTKEKTRYRIKNNTLFYKSDAQLLGKIGIPPENTKNIMGSYSRKNNLLTIVTFNFKNDGDYLNCFPKNTAPYDGDVINIFNGEVNKSLGYNWPFYEFESLSSSKELKPQEEIYHKQTTYHIEADFVELNLISKKLLGIDLNEIPVF; the protein is encoded by the coding sequence ATGGATATTTTACAAAGTGGTAAAAATACTGTGAGGGTTTTATTATTTATTTTATTGATGATATTAGTTATGAATTGTAAAGAAAATATTAAAGAAAGAAATTTTGGAGAAGCGTTAGAAAAATTACAAACTATTGAAGGTTTGGAAGTTTTACAATCTGGAGAATCTATGATTGCTGTTTCTGGTAAATACCAAGGAAGAATATTTACAAGTTCTTCTAATGGTTTAGAAGGTAAAAGTTATGGTTGGATTAATTGGGATTTGATTACTGATAAAAAAGACCAAATAACAATGGCAAGATTGGGTGGTGAAAGTAGAGTTTGGTTTGGCCCTGAATATGGTAAATTTGCTACTTTCTTTGAGCAGAATAAAAGGCAAGAAGGAGAGGATATAAAAGTGCAAGAAGATTTAAATTCTAAGCAATTTAAAAAAGTAAGTAGTTCTAAAAAATCGATAACATATCAAGCTGATTTACAGATTGTAAATGCTAACAATTATCTATTTAAAATAAATACAAAACGAAAAATTTCTATTCTAGATAGAAAAACAATTAATACTGATTTAAAAATATCTTCGGATATTGATATTTCTGTAGTAGGTTTTAGTGCAGAAACTTGGTTGAAAAATATCGATTCCATTCAATGGACTAAAGACAAAGGGCTTTTATCTATTTGGGAAATAGGAAGTATATTAACATCTGTAGATACCAAAGTTATTATTCCTTTAGAAAAACCTTTAGATAGTTTAAAAACATATTTCGGCACTAAAGAAAAAACTAGATATCGAATAAAAAATAATACACTTTTTTACAAGAGTGATGCTCAATTATTAGGGAAAATAGGAATTCCACCAGAAAATACTAAGAATATTATGGGAAGTTATTCTCGTAAAAACAATTTGCTAACCATTGTTACTTTCAATTTTAAAAATGATGGTGATTACTTAAATTGTTTTCCAAAAAACACTGCTCCTTACGATGGAGATGTAATTAATATTTTTAATGGCGAAGTAAATAAATCTTTGGGCTACAATTGGCCATTTTATGAGTTTGAATCTTTATCATCATCCAAAGAATTAAAACCACAAGAAGAAATATATCATAAACAAACTACTTATCATATAGAAGCAGATTTTGTTGAGTTAAATTTAATTTCAAAAAAACTATTAGGTATTGACCTAAATGAAATTCCTGTTTTTTAA
- a CDS encoding FG-GAP-like repeat-containing protein: MKNLILLVLFVFTFSVITSCKNNNILLNSIEVSTDNPEILNYKVEGNLTKKIILTINNPSAYASLSVFVNDELLMDDFNIPKKGIQNLTSVIRFPKIGDVKIRFQALDENLTISSLYFEEVSALEIPVFKDISVQAGLDKVSSLKYGGPSIADIDNDGDYDFIANNHNAETSKIYWNNGDGTVTKHNKDLARWFKHDLHGTSLGDYDNDGDLDLVLEEGGGNGAIPTRLNFYLNENNKFIMYTGDVGVEKGGRGRSTRWIDADLDGDLDLLIINESSLKFDKPQHFFYENNGDRTFKYRSVKGLEDVDESRVLVTDFNNDNIDDIIFYGPLTLWKGNGDFTFTDVSALIPDEVRSSKQIMAVTDIDIDNDGDLDLYLAQGMIFEHGKGETPSVDFNPITKELAIKTRGYKGDDVFSFTAENKIKLHKYYYLAQGAILGKDYPIFLGENKVSKIVNSGDELEISPEEAKGWADDISKNGFYIGYLGNNEWKATLVRDGNFFWQYRFSLSGVTSVTPDFIPQNRNNADVLLRNDGDKFTDVSKAWNIPKGGNALGVTTGDFNNDSHQDLFVYRWGRVGARISDYMLLNTGNNSFETTTMHGANDVGGPGNGDMGQAFDFDLDGQLDLLNGSENGEWYLYNNQTKSDNKHVTIKVGYSPKSNVDPISAEVIVKTADNEYRKRVGSAGEIFSQSLMNIVHFGLGNESEIKSIKVRWRNGETVAFKNKEANNIYNTDYVNIDSNKNSPVTSISFKTEKIELYKGKNKTLDVSVLPKNKTNSEIIWTSSNTNILTVDKNGNANPIKPGKAIVKASSKDNSISSEIKVTVAPYTAPYVKILNKEKYGNHQIKVSDNLKVTVKYHAGSGNKVISADEGGIRFWLRHFKSKWIPVKDVVLVNKEALKTTSGTANMTFSLKDYIPSNQLQENHFYQLRVTFTSSDGDMYEDEILPLEIVSK; this comes from the coding sequence ATGAAAAATTTAATATTACTAGTTTTATTTGTATTTACGTTTAGTGTTATTACTTCTTGTAAAAACAATAACATTCTTTTAAATTCAATAGAAGTCTCTACTGATAATCCAGAAATTCTAAATTATAAAGTTGAAGGAAACTTAACAAAAAAAATCATTCTTACTATTAATAATCCATCAGCATATGCAAGTTTAAGTGTTTTTGTAAATGATGAGCTTTTAATGGATGACTTTAATATACCAAAGAAAGGAATTCAGAATTTAACGAGTGTAATTCGTTTTCCTAAAATTGGTGATGTAAAAATTCGTTTTCAAGCTTTAGATGAAAATTTAACGATAAGCAGTCTGTATTTTGAAGAGGTGTCAGCATTAGAAATTCCTGTTTTTAAAGATATTTCTGTACAAGCAGGATTAGATAAAGTGAGTTCATTAAAATATGGAGGACCATCAATAGCAGATATAGATAATGATGGAGATTATGATTTTATTGCAAACAACCATAATGCAGAAACGAGTAAGATATATTGGAATAATGGAGATGGTACAGTAACAAAACATAACAAAGACCTTGCAAGATGGTTTAAACATGATTTGCATGGTACTTCTCTTGGGGATTATGACAATGATGGCGATTTAGATCTTGTTTTAGAAGAAGGAGGTGGTAATGGAGCTATTCCTACTAGGCTTAATTTCTACCTTAATGAAAATAATAAATTTATTATGTACACTGGTGATGTAGGTGTAGAAAAAGGAGGTAGAGGGCGCAGTACTAGATGGATAGACGCAGATTTAGATGGGGATCTTGATTTATTAATCATTAACGAGTCGAGTTTGAAATTTGATAAACCACAACATTTTTTTTATGAAAATAACGGAGATAGAACTTTTAAATATAGATCTGTAAAAGGACTCGAAGATGTTGACGAATCACGAGTTTTGGTAACCGATTTTAATAACGATAATATTGACGATATTATTTTTTACGGCCCTTTAACGTTGTGGAAAGGAAATGGAGATTTTACATTTACAGATGTATCAGCGTTAATTCCAGACGAAGTTCGTTCTTCAAAACAAATCATGGCTGTTACGGACATTGATATTGATAATGACGGAGATTTAGATTTGTATTTGGCTCAAGGAATGATCTTTGAACATGGAAAAGGAGAAACTCCTTCCGTAGATTTTAATCCTATTACAAAAGAATTAGCCATAAAAACTAGAGGTTATAAAGGTGATGATGTTTTTAGTTTTACAGCTGAAAACAAAATTAAATTACATAAATATTATTACTTGGCGCAAGGAGCTATTTTAGGTAAAGATTATCCTATTTTTTTAGGGGAAAATAAGGTCTCAAAAATTGTAAATTCTGGTGATGAGTTAGAAATTAGCCCAGAAGAAGCAAAAGGATGGGCAGATGATATTTCTAAAAATGGATTCTATATCGGTTATTTAGGAAACAATGAATGGAAGGCAACTTTGGTTCGTGATGGTAATTTCTTTTGGCAATACAGATTTAGTCTTTCTGGTGTAACAAGTGTTACTCCAGATTTTATTCCGCAAAACAGAAATAATGCCGATGTTTTATTAAGAAACGATGGAGATAAATTTACAGATGTTTCTAAAGCTTGGAATATTCCTAAAGGAGGAAACGCTTTAGGTGTTACAACTGGAGATTTTAATAATGACAGTCATCAAGATTTATTTGTGTATCGTTGGGGTAGAGTAGGAGCAAGAATTTCTGATTATATGTTATTAAATACAGGTAATAATTCTTTTGAAACAACAACAATGCATGGAGCAAATGATGTTGGTGGACCAGGGAATGGAGATATGGGGCAAGCTTTTGATTTTGATTTAGATGGGCAATTAGATTTATTAAATGGTAGTGAAAACGGAGAATGGTATTTGTACAATAATCAAACAAAGTCAGACAACAAGCATGTAACTATTAAAGTAGGTTATTCTCCAAAATCTAATGTGGATCCTATTTCTGCAGAAGTTATTGTAAAAACAGCTGATAATGAATATAGAAAAAGAGTTGGTTCTGCAGGAGAAATATTTTCCCAAAGTTTAATGAACATTGTACATTTTGGATTGGGAAATGAATCTGAAATAAAAAGTATTAAAGTTAGATGGAGAAATGGAGAAACTGTAGCGTTTAAAAACAAAGAAGCGAACAATATTTACAATACTGATTATGTAAATATTGATTCTAATAAAAACTCACCAGTTACTTCAATCTCTTTTAAAACAGAAAAAATAGAATTATATAAAGGGAAAAATAAAACTCTAGACGTAAGCGTTTTACCAAAAAATAAGACCAATTCTGAAATTATTTGGACATCTAGTAATACAAATATTCTTACTGTTGATAAAAATGGTAATGCAAACCCAATTAAACCAGGAAAAGCAATTGTAAAAGCATCTTCAAAAGACAATTCTATTTCATCAGAAATTAAAGTTACGGTTGCTCCTTATACTGCACCTTATGTTAAAATACTAAACAAGGAAAAGTATGGGAATCACCAGATAAAAGTGAGTGATAATTTAAAAGTGACTGTTAAATATCATGCAGGATCTGGAAACAAAGTGATTTCGGCAGATGAAGGCGGAATTCGTTTTTGGTTACGTCATTTTAAAAGTAAATGGATACCTGTAAAAGATGTGGTTCTTGTAAATAAAGAAGCGTTAAAAACAACAAGTGGAACAGCAAATATGACTTTTTCATTGAAAGATTATATTCCGTCTAACCAATTACAAGAAAACCATTTTTATCAACTTAGAGTCACTTTTACTTCTAGCGATGGAGATATGTATGAAGATGAAATTCTTCCTTTAGAAATAGTTTCTAAGTAA